CCGCACGGACCTATCCCGTACGGGAGAAGACGGCCGGTCCCGCCGTGCGCGCCGCCGTGCCCTGGCCCCCCGTGCTCGTCGTCGGCGGATTGGGGCTCGGGCTCGGGGCGCTCGATCTGCTGGTCGTCGCCTTCGCCGCCGACCAGGGGCGGCCCGAGGCCGTCGCCTGGGTGCTGGCGGCGCTGTCCGTCGGGAGTGCGGTGGGCGGGCTCGTGAGCGGGGGTGTGGAGTGGCGGATCCCCGCGCGGTCGCGGCTGTCGCTCTTCGCACTCGGTCTCGGCCTCGCGCTCGGCGCTGCCGGGCTCGCGCCGAATCTGTGGGTCCTGGGGGCGGCGGCCGTGGTGGCGGGGGCCTTCGTCGCGCCCGCGCTCACCACCGGCTACCTCCTCGCCGACGAGACCGCGGCCCCCGGCACCCGCACGCAGGCCGGCGCCTGGGTCAACACGGCTGTCAACGCCGGGAGTTCGGGCGGCGCGGCCGCCGTCGGGCTGCTCATCGGGCGGCTCCCGCTCACCCTGTGCTTCGCCCTGGCGGCGGCCCCCGTCCTGCTCTCGGCGGGGCAGTGGATCAGTCGTCGTCGCCTTCCTGCTCCTGCTCCTGCTGATGCCGGTGCTGGTGCGTGACCTTGCCGGTGTGAGCGCTGACGTCGACGTCGTACCGGGTGCCGTTCTTCGCCCGGACGTCCACGTCCCAGCCGTCGTCGTCGAGCTCGACCTCCGTGACCGTCCCGGGGACGGCCGTACGGGCAGCTGCCGCCGCCTGTGCCGCCGTCACCGGGGCGCCGCGCCGGTCGTCGTCGTCCTCGTCGGTGTCGATGCGGGACGAGGTGACCTTGCCGGAGTGCCGGTCGACGTCCACGTCGTGCCACTTGGCGTCCTTGCCGTAGACGTCGACGTCCCAGCCGTCGTCGTCCAGCTCGGCCGAAGTGACCGTGCCCGGTGTGGAGTTGAGGGCGGCCGCGATCGCCTTGTCGACGGTGACCGTCGACGAGGACGACGAGGACGACGAGGTGGCCCGGGTGCGCGCGGAGTCGTCGGCGAACGCGACGGCCGTCGCCGCGCCGCCCGTCAGCAGCGCTGCCGTCGTGACGCCCGCGATGATGGTCCTGCGCCTCATGGGAGATCCTCCTGGAGTCGTGGGTTCGGATTGCTGATCCCCAATGTGCGCGGCGCATGCTGAAGCCCCGCTGAAGGCACCTGAAGATTTCTTCAGGCGCGATTTGGCAGGCTGGGGCCATGCGCTTGCTGATCGTGGAGGACGAGAAGAGGCTCGCGACGTCCCTGGCCAAGGGGCTCGCGGCCGAGGGCTTCGCCGTGGACGTGGTCCACGACGGCCGGGAGGGACTGCACCGCGCCGGTGAGACTCCGTACGACCTGGTCGTCCTCGACATCATGCTGCCCGGCCTGAACGGCTACCGCGTCTGCGCCGCCCTGCGCGCCGCCGGCAACGACGTGCCGATCCTGATGCTGACCGCCAAGGACGGGGAGTACGACGAGGCCGAGGGCCTGGACACCGGAGCCGACGACTACCTGACGAAGCCGTTCTCGTACGTCGTCCTGGTGGCCAGGATCAGGGCGCTGCTGCGCCGCCGGAGCAACGGCCGCCCCTCGCCCCGGCTGGACGTCGGCGGCCTCTCCGTCGACACCGCCCGGCGCACCGTGCACTGCGGCGACGCCGAAGTGCCCCTCACAGCAAAGGAGTTCGCGGTCCTGGAGCAGCTCGCCGTGCGGGCGGGCGAGGTCGTGGGGAAGGCTGCGATCCTGGAGCACGTCTGGGACTTCGCGTACGACGGCGACCCCAACATCGTCGAGGTGTACGTGAGCGCGCTGCGCCGCAAGATCGGTGCCGATCGCATCCAGACCGTGCGCGGCGCCGGCTACCGGCTGGTGGCGCGATGAGGCGGCCCTGGCGCTCGGTACGCTCCCGGGCCGCTCTCGGAGCCACCGTCGTCGTCGCCGTCGCGCTGGTCGCCGCCGGGATCGCGGTGCTGCTCGTGCTCCGTACGAGTCTCACCGACCAGGCCGGTCTCCAGGCCGAGGTCACCGCCCAGGGCGTGGCCTCGGACATCGCCCTGGGCACCTCCCTCGACCAGCTCGATCTGCCCGACGCCGACGAGAACCCGGTGCAGGTCGTGGACGAGGACCGGCGGGTGCTGGCGGTCAGCGACGACCTCGACGCGATCTCCGGGGCGGGAAGTCCGCAGGTCGAGCCCACGACCGCCCCTACAAGCGACGACGACGATGACGACGATCACGGCGACGACGACCCCGGGAAGGGCCAAGTCTCCGGCGACACACCCCAGTTCACCTCCGGCGCCGCCACCGTCGACGGCACCACCGCCGACTACCGGTTCGCCGCAGTCGAGGCCACCACCCCCACCGGCGTCACCGTCACCGTCTACGCGGGCGCGCCCCTCGCCACCGAACAGGGCGCCGTCTCCACCGTCCGCGGCGCCATGCTCGTGGGCCTGCCCGCCCTCCTGGTGGTCGTCGCCGCCGTGACCTGGCTGGTCACCCGGCGCGCGCTGCGGCCCGTCGAGGGGATCCGCCGCGAGATGGCCGCGATCACCGCCTCCGAGGACCTCGGCCGGCGCGTCCCCGAGCCGTCCTCGTACGACGAGGTCGCCCGTCTCGCCCGTACGACCAACGAGACCCTCGCCGCGCTCGAAGCCTCCGTCGACCGCCAGCGCCGCTTCGTCGCCGACGCCTCGCACGAGCTCCGCAGCCCCATCGCGTCCCTGCGCACCCAGCTCGAAGTCGGCGCCGCACACTCGGAGTTGCTCGATGTGGACGGCGCGGTCGCGGACACTGTACGGCTGCAGCACCTGGCCGCCGATCTGCTGCTGCTCGCCCGGCTGGACGCGGGGGAGCGGCCGGGGCGCGGGACGGTCGACGCGGAGGCGCTCGTACGGGAAGAGGTGTCCCAGCGGCGGGCGGCCGGGCGCGTCCCGGTGACGGTGAGGGTGCAGGCCGCGGGTTCGCCCCAGGTGGCGGGTTCGCGCGGTCAGTTGGCGCGCGTCGTCGGCAATCTCCTCGACAACGCCCAGCGGCATGCCGCCACCGCGGTCGAGGTGTCCGTACGGGAGGAGGACGGCCGGGCCGTGATCGCCGTGGCCGACGACGGTCCTGGCGTCCCGGAGGCCGAGCGGGAGCGGATCTTCGAGCGGTTCGTACGGCTCGACGACGCCCGCGCCCGCGACGAGGGCGGCGCCGGGCTCGGCCTCGCGATCGCCCGCGACGTGGCCCTGCGCCACGGTGGCACCCTCACGGTCACGGCAGGCGAGGGTGTGGGCGCCGTCTTCGAGCTACGGCTTCCGCTGGCCGCGCAGGTGGTCGGCGACCGGGGTCAGTGACGCGCGCAGTGCGGCGAGCGCCTCCGGCTCCAGCATGTCGATGAAGTGCTTGCGGACCGAGGCCACGTGGTGCGGGGCGACCTTGAGCATCGTCTCGCCGCCGAGGTCGGTGAGGACCGCGAACAGCCCGCGCCGGTCGGACTCGCAGTTCTCGCGCTTCACAAGACCCGCGTTCTCCATCCGCGTGATCTGGTGCGAGAGGCGGCTCTTGGACTGCAGGGTGGCCGTCGCGAGATCGCTCATCCGCATCCGGCGGCCCTCGGCCTCGGAGAGGTTGACCAGGATCTCGTAGTCGTTCATGGTCAGGCCGAACGGCTGGAGGTCCTTCTCCATCTGGTAGGTGAGCAGCCTGTTGACGTCCAGATAGGTGCGCCAGGTGCACTGCTCGGCTTCGGTCAGCCAGCGGGGGGCCGTCTCGGTGTCCATGATGAGGATTCTACCTAAGAAGTTGAATGCTGGACGAGTCTGGGAGTGCATCGCAGTGTGACGTTTGTTCGATGTTGCACTCCGCAGACTACCGGTCACAGCCCGAAGCGACGCTGGAGGTCCCCCAACTGTCCGGGAAGGCGCGGCACAGCCCCCGCCTGACCTGCACCGGGACCCCCGCCCGGCACCCCAGCCTGCTGCGGCACCGCACCCGTCGGCTGCTCGGCCATCAGCACCTCGGTCGACTGGAGGAGGACCGTCCCCGCCCCGACGAACTCGAACTGGTGCTCCTCGCCCGAGGTGCCGCCGAGCCCGGTGAGGGACCTGATCCCGCCCAGTACGCCCGTCATATAGCCGTGGTCGTAGTGATGGCACGGCGAAGGACAGTCCGCCCAGCCGACGAGCGCCTGCGGGTCGACGCGGATCGGCGGCTCCATGAAGACGACCGGACCGTTCGAGGCGGCCACGAACTTCCCCGTACCGATGAGCGTCAGGAAGCCCGGCACGATCGACTGCTTCAGCGCGAGCGACGGCTGGAAGGCGAGGAGATTGCCCGAGCGGATGGTGAGGTTGCCTTCCTCCAGGTCGTACGAGTTCACGTCGAAGGCCCGGTCGGCGAGCAGCATCTTGCCGGAGCCCTCCGCCACCACCCAGTCCTGCGCGTGCATCGGCGAGTGGAAGCTCGTACGGAGGATGCTGTCGAGGCGGCCGCGGCCGAAGCCGTTGAAGTCGATCCGCCCGTAGTAGGCGATCATCTTGCCCTTCTGCAGCAGCCACTGGCTGCTCTTGAGCTCCACGCAGAAGGTGTACTTGTTCACGTTGTCGTCGACGGGGAGCGACATCGGGTCGAAGACCGTGGGTCCCGCGGTTCCGGTCGTCATTACAGCTTCTCCTCCGACGCCTGTACGTAGACCGCTCCGTTGCCCGACAGCTCCAGCTGGAACGCCTCGCCGGAGCCGCGCCCCACCATGTCGCGCCAGCCCAGCGCCGTGGAGAGCTTGTTGCGCACGTCCCCGTGGTGGGCCACGTACGCCTGCGGGTCGACATGAATCGGCCGCTGCGGGGTGATCGGCAGCTCCACGACCCCGCCGTGCGCCATCACGGCCACCGCGCCGTGCCCCTTGAGGGTGGTGGTGAAGAGCCCCTGCCCGGTGACCTGCCCCCGGACCATGCCCATCACCCCGCCCTGCGAGCCCATGAACATCGTGCCCTGCTGCAGGGCCCCGTCGAAGGCGAGGAGGCGGTCGGCCTCGACGTAGAGGGTGTCGCCCGCGAGCTGGATCACCTGGATGTGGTGGCCGCCGTGGCCGAACATCACGGTGCCGCTGCCCTCGACGGTCATGAGAGGAGTGGCCTCATTGGCCACCCGCCGGCCGATCATCGACATCAGGCCGCCCTGGCCGCCCTGGATGTTGGGCGTGAAGGACACCTCGCCCTTGTACGCGAGCATCGCCCCGCGCTGGCTGAACATCTTCTGGCCGGGCAGCACCGTCGCCTCGACCATCTTCGAATTGACCTCGCGGAACGGCATCAGACTTCGCCCCCGATGGTGTTGCGCTCGCTGGGCTGCACATAGACCAGCCCCTCGCCCTCGAAGCGGATCTGGAACGCCTCGCCCGAGCCCTCACCGATGAAGGTGCGGAACGTCACCCCGGACTGGAAGTGCTGCTGCAGATTTCCGGTGTGCGCGATGTACGCCCCCGGGTCGACCTGGAGCGGGTACTGCGCGCTCACCCGCAGGACGACGGCGGGACCGTCCGACATGATCGCCGCCTGGCCGACGCCCTCCACGGTGGTGGTGAACAGACCGTTGCCCTGGGTCGCGCCGCGCAGACCGGTGAAGGTGGTGCCGGTGCGCAGGCCCGCGTCCGTGCAGAGGAGATTGCTGGACTCGACGTACAGCTTCTCGCCGTTGAGGGAGACCAGGCTGATCTCGCTTGCCCGGTCCGCGAAGTAGCAGGTCCCGTTCCCCTTCACCTCCATCATGACCATCTGCTCGCCGGTCAGGCGCCGGGTCACCATCCCGCGTATGCCCTCACCGCCGCCGGACATCTTCTTGAACGCCATCTGGCCGTCGTAGGCGACCATCGCGCCGTTCTTCGCCTTGACGGAGTCGCCGGTCATGGAGACCGCGAGCATTTTGCTCCCCTGGAGCATGAACTGAGCCACGGAATCGAAGATAGGGGGAGCGGAGGTGCGCGAACAGGGCCCTTGAGGAGGATCTGGACCCTGATCCGACCCTGGGAATCCCGGCTGCAACAATGGTTCGAGCTTGTGCGTACATTCACAAGATCGCCAGCCCTTCTCCTTCCCCCGATGCCGAAGGTTGCCCCTCCGTGGACATCAAGACCGCTTCCGCCATCCGACGCCTCCGCCTGGTCTCCGCCCCCGAGGCGGTCTCCTTCCTGCTGCTGCTCATCTGCTCGGTGCTCAAGCGCACCACGGACTTCAACGCGGTTCCGGTCATGGGCATGGTCCACGGCGTGCTCTTCGTCCTGTACGTGCTCTTCTGGCTGGACGCCTGGAACCGCGCCAAGTGGTCCGCCGGCACCGGGATCCTCTACTTCGTCCTGTCGGTCCTGCCGACCGGCGGCTTCTTCGCCGAGCGCAAGCTCAAGCGCGAGGCCGAGAACGCGGTCATCGCCGCGCGCGCCCGCCGCGAAGGCGTGGTCGCCTGATGATCGTCGCCTTCTCGGTCTCTCCGCTGGGTGTCGGCGAGGACGTCGGCGAGTACGTGGCCGACGCGGTGCGGGTGGTGCGGGAATCGGGGCTGCCGAACCGTACGGACGCGATGTTCACCTCCATCGAAGGTGAGTGGGACGAGGTCATGGACGTCGTCAAGCGCGCCGTCGCGGCCGTGGAAGCGCGGGCGGGGCGGGTCTCGCTCGTCCTCAAGGCCGACATCAGGCCCGGTGTGACGGACGGGCTGACCTCAAAGGTCGACACCGTCGAGCGCTACCTCGCCGGTCCCGCCGCTTAGCGCGATCCCCAGCGGCGTCCGCTCGTACAGCACCTGGTGCCCGTAGCGGCGCGACGTCAGCAGTCCCGCCCCGCGCAGCGCCGACAGATGCGCCGATACGGAGCTGGGGGCCAGCCGCAGCCGGTGCGCGAGCGCGGTGGTGGAGGCGGGATCGTCGAGCGCGCACAGTACGTCGGCCCTTGCCCGGCCCAGCAGCCGGGCGAGGGCCTCCGGCGTTCTGCCCTCGTCCCGTTCCGTCCACAGGGCGCCGATGCCGCGCGCCGGATAGACGACGGTCGGCTGCCAGGGGGCGTCGAATCCGCTGATCACCTCCGGCCAGCAGAAGGCGCTGGGCATCAGCATCAGGCCCCGGCCGGTCGGCTCCCGTACGTGCTCCCCGTTGTTGGCGAGGGTGAGCGTCGTACCGTCCCAGCTCAGGCGGGGGTGCAGCTCGGAGAGCAGGCCGCCGAGGCCGACCTCGGCGAGGCGCCGGGAGTGGTACGCGATGTCCGCCTCCAGGAGCGAGCGGAGGCGGGGCCACTCCGGTTCGACGAGGGTGTGCCAGGCGGTCTCCATGAGATCGGTCAACTCCCGTACGGCACGGGCCGGTTCATGCAGCATGCGCTGTCCGGCCGGGGTGTCGGCGGCGCCGGGCGTGCACGCGAGGGAGCGGGCCATGTCGTCGCGGGCGAGCTCGGGGTCGGTGGCGCGTACGGCCGCGATCTCCTCCTCGAAGGAGGCTGCGGGACCCAGGGGCGGCGGGCAGAGGTAGTCCGGGTTGTGGCCGCGGCGGGGCATCAGCAGCCAGACGGTGGCGAGGTCCAGGCCGGCGGCGGCGGTCCGGATCTTGCGGAGCCAGGGGAGGTGGTAGCCCTGGCGGGCGGGGGAGTTGAGGGTACGGACCGCCTCCTGCGTCTCCCAGAGCGGGGAGAGCGCGAACCGGCACCGGAGGAGGTCGGCCTCGCCGAGGTGGACGCGGAAGGGCATGGCGGGTCCCGTGGAGTGATTCGGCCTGGGCCGAAAGTCTAGGGCGGGTGGGGCGGGCGGCGGCAGGGTGCGCTCATGCCACCGCCGGAGCATTCCCCCACCCCGCCCCTTCCCGAAACCATGGGCTCCGCCCCTGGACCCCCTTGTCAGGGAGAGGGCCGACCGGGGCCCGCGCCCCGGCCCCCGCTTGCGGGGGCTACGCCCCCTGCACCCCCGAACACGGCCTCCGGCCGCTCGTCCTCAAACGCCGGACGGGCTGAATTTGCCCCTGAGGGCGCCAACCGGGCTGCGGTCGCCGCACCTCCTGAGTCGCGGCCTCCGGCCGGCTCGTCCTCAAACGCCGGACAGGCTGAATTCGCCCTCCCCGCCGGTTGCCCACCGGCCGAATCCGCCCCCGGCGACCCCGGATCGGCGGAGCCGGTCCCCACAGGGACCGGCTACACCCACCTCTTCCGCATCCCCGAATTCCGCACCGTCTTCCTCGCCCACCTCCTCTCCCTCCTCGGCGTCGTCGTCAGCGAGATCTCCCTCACCGTCCTCGTCTACGACCTCACCGGCTCCCCCCTCCTCAGCGCCCTCACCTTCGCCCTCGGCTTCCTCCCCTACCTCATCGGCGGCACCCTCCTCGCCGGCGTTGCCGACCGCTTCCCCGCCCGGCGCGTGCTCGTCGTCTGCGATCTGATCTGCGCCTCGTGCGCCGCCGTCATGGCCTTCCCCGGTACGCCCGTCGCCGGGCTCCTCGCCATCCGCTGCGTCGTCGCCGTCGTCTCACCCGTCTTCAACGGGACCCGTATGGCCACCCTCACCGACATCCTCGGCGGCGGCGATCTCTTCGTCCTCGGGCGCTCCCTCCTGCGGATCGTGTCCCAGAGCGCACTGCTCGCCGGGTTCGGTGCGGGCGGTCTGCTGCTGACCGTCCTGTCGCCGCGCGGCGCCATGTGCGTCACCGTCCTCACGTTCGCCACCTCCGCGCTGCTCCTCCGCTTCGGTACGAAACGCCGGCCGGCCAGGGCCCAAGGGGGCGGCGGCGCGGACCTGTTGCGGGAGTCGCTCGCCGGGGCGCGGTTCGTGTTCGCCGACCGCAGGGTCCGCGCGCTGACCCTGATGTTCTGGGTCTCACCGCTCTTCGCCGTCGCGCCCGAGGCGCTCGCCGCCCCGTACGCCGGTGAGATCGGCGCCTCCACCGGCGCCCTCGGACTGCTGATGTGCGCGATGCCCGTCGGCACCATCGCGGGCGAACTGTGGGCGGGATCGGCCCTGACCCCCGCCGCGCGCTCCCGGATCGTGCTGCCGCTGGCAGCGGTGAGCGTGCTGCCGCTGCTGCTGTACGGGGTGCGGCCGGGGATCGCCCTCGCCGCCGTCGCACTCGTCCTCACCGGTGCGACCGGGGCGTACACCCTGGGGCTCGACAAGTGGTACGTCGACGCCGTCCCCGAGGAGATCCGCGGGCGCGCCATGACCCTGCTCACCGCGGGGATGATGACCGTCCAGGGCGTGGGCATGGCGCTGGCAGGGGTGGTCGCCGAACTGGTCCCCGTGCACCAGGCCGTCGCGGGGGCCGGGGCGCTGGGGACCTTGGCGATTCTTGTACTTCTCCGGGAGGTGCGGGTCGTGCGCCGTACAGACAGTGCGAGGACCGAAGAGCGAGACAGGGCTGACCGGTATATGACCGGCGGGTAGGGTCGGTGCCGTGCCGAAGCCGCTCAGCCTTCCCTTCGATCCCATCGCCCGCGCCGACGAACTCTGGCAGCAGCGCTGGGGCCCCGTCCCCTCGATGGCCGCGATCACCTCGATCATGCGCGCGCAGCAGATCCTGCTGGCCGAGGTCGACGCGGTCGTGAAGCCGTACGGGCTGACCTTCGCACGGTACGAGGCGCTCGTCCTCCTCACCTTCTCCAAGGCCGGCGAACTGCCGATGTCCAAGATCGGCGAGCGCCTGATGGTGCACCCGACGTCCGTCACCAACACCGTCGACCGCCTCGTCCGCTCCGGCCTCGTCGACAAGCGGCCGAACCCGAACGACGGGCGCGGAACGCTCGCCTCCATCACCGACAAGGGTCGGGAGGTCGTCGAGTCGGCGACGCGGGACCTGATGGCGATGGAGTTCGGACTCGGGGCGTACGACGCCGAGGAGTGCGCCGAGATCTTCGCCATGCTGCGGCCCCTGCGGGTGGCTGCCGCCGATTTCGAGGACAGGGGATGAGCGGATCAGTACGCTGATCTGCGGGTCCGCACGCTTGCTCCCCGCCGCTGCGGGGGTGGTCCGAGCGTTCTGACGCGCTAGCGCATGATGGCTTGGTGCTCCCCGCCGACGCGGGGGTTTTCGGGGCGGTTAGTCTCGTATGCATGAAACGAAGCGTGCTGACCCGCTACCGCGTGATGGCGTACGTCACCGGTGTGCTGCTGGTCCTGCTGACCCTGGGCGTCATCGCCAAGTACCTGCTGGACATCGACGGGGCCTCGAGCTTCGTCAGCGTCGTCGGCATCGCGCACGGCTGGCTGTATGTCCTGTACCTCGTTTTCGCCTTCGACCTGGGGTCCAAGGCGAAGTGGCCGGTCGGCAAGCAGCTCTGGGTGCTGCTCGCGGGCACGATCCCCACCGCCGCCTTCTTCGTGGAGCGCAAGGTCTCCCGCGAGGTCGAGCCGCTGGTCACGGACGACGGCCCGGCCGTCGCCAAGGCGTAACCACCCCCGCCCCCGGTACAACCGAGGGCGCTGTGACATTAGCTGCTCCGCAGCGTGGGCCATCGACATTTACTAGGACGTCCTAGTAAATTCGAGGGTATGGGTATCGACGCTGACGCCATCGAGGAAGGCCGCCGTCGCTGGCAGGCCCGTTACGACAGGGCCCGCAAGCGGGACGCCGACTTCACCACGCTCTCCGGGGACCCCGTGGAGCCGGTCTACGGGCCTCGGCCCGGGGACACGTACGAGGGCTTCGAGCGGATCGGGTGGCCCGGCGAGTACCCGTACACCCGCGGGCTCCACCCGACCGGGTATCGCGGGCGGACCTGGACCATCCGGCAGTTCGCCGGGTTCGGGAACGCGCAGCAGACCAACGAGCGCTACAAGATGATCCTGGCCAACGGCGGCGGCGGGCTCTCCGTCGCCTTCGACATGCCGACCCTCATGGGGCGCGAC
The sequence above is drawn from the Streptomyces sp. NBC_01465 genome and encodes:
- a CDS encoding MFS transporter; the protein is MSYATVLRTPHARRTFVAALVGRLSYGMVSLSLVLSVKDATGSYAVAGTVMALFGATSVLLSPARAALVDRFGPRRALAPMAGVYAVLLVLLAYAARQPGASGLLLGVLASVAGVCTPPLGPTMRALWTQLLDDRRLLQRAYSLDGVCEELLFVTGPLLVGVVVKFASPALGVAVSAALVLAGTLAMVSSPAARTYPVREKTAGPAVRAAVPWPPVLVVGGLGLGLGALDLLVVAFAADQGRPEAVAWVLAALSVGSAVGGLVSGGVEWRIPARSRLSLFALGLGLALGAAGLAPNLWVLGAAAVVAGAFVAPALTTGYLLADETAAPGTRTQAGAWVNTAVNAGSSGGAAAVGLLIGRLPLTLCFALAAAPVLLSAGQWISRRRLPAPAPADAGAGA
- a CDS encoding MFS transporter, with product MPPPEHSPTPPLPETMGSAPGPPCQGEGRPGPAPRPPLAGATPPAPPNTASGRSSSNAGRAEFAPEGANRAAVAAPPESRPPAGSSSNAGQAEFALPAGCPPAESAPGDPGSAEPVPTGTGYTHLFRIPEFRTVFLAHLLSLLGVVVSEISLTVLVYDLTGSPLLSALTFALGFLPYLIGGTLLAGVADRFPARRVLVVCDLICASCAAVMAFPGTPVAGLLAIRCVVAVVSPVFNGTRMATLTDILGGGDLFVLGRSLLRIVSQSALLAGFGAGGLLLTVLSPRGAMCVTVLTFATSALLLRFGTKRRPARAQGGGGADLLRESLAGARFVFADRRVRALTLMFWVSPLFAVAPEALAAPYAGEIGASTGALGLLMCAMPVGTIAGELWAGSALTPAARSRIVLPLAAVSVLPLLLYGVRPGIALAAVALVLTGATGAYTLGLDKWYVDAVPEEIRGRAMTLLTAGMMTVQGVGMALAGVVAELVPVHQAVAGAGALGTLAILVLLREVRVVRRTDSARTEERDRADRYMTGG
- a CDS encoding MarR family winged helix-turn-helix transcriptional regulator — its product is MDTETAPRWLTEAEQCTWRTYLDVNRLLTYQMEKDLQPFGLTMNDYEILVNLSEAEGRRMRMSDLATATLQSKSRLSHQITRMENAGLVKRENCESDRRGLFAVLTDLGGETMLKVAPHHVASVRKHFIDMLEPEALAALRASLTPVADHLRGQRKP
- a CDS encoding AIM24 family protein; translation: MAQFMLQGSKMLAVSMTGDSVKAKNGAMVAYDGQMAFKKMSGGGEGIRGMVTRRLTGEQMVMMEVKGNGTCYFADRASEISLVSLNGEKLYVESSNLLCTDAGLRTGTTFTGLRGATQGNGLFTTTVEGVGQAAIMSDGPAVVLRVSAQYPLQVDPGAYIAHTGNLQQHFQSGVTFRTFIGEGSGEAFQIRFEGEGLVYVQPSERNTIGGEV
- a CDS encoding DUF3817 domain-containing protein, translating into MDIKTASAIRRLRLVSAPEAVSFLLLLICSVLKRTTDFNAVPVMGMVHGVLFVLYVLFWLDAWNRAKWSAGTGILYFVLSVLPTGGFFAERKLKREAENAVIAARARREGVVA
- a CDS encoding ArsR/SmtB family transcription factor encodes the protein MPFRVHLGEADLLRCRFALSPLWETQEAVRTLNSPARQGYHLPWLRKIRTAAAGLDLATVWLLMPRRGHNPDYLCPPPLGPAASFEEEIAAVRATDPELARDDMARSLACTPGAADTPAGQRMLHEPARAVRELTDLMETAWHTLVEPEWPRLRSLLEADIAYHSRRLAEVGLGGLLSELHPRLSWDGTTLTLANNGEHVREPTGRGLMLMPSAFCWPEVISGFDAPWQPTVVYPARGIGALWTERDEGRTPEALARLLGRARADVLCALDDPASTTALAHRLRLAPSSVSAHLSALRGAGLLTSRRYGHQVLYERTPLGIALSGGTGEVALDGVDL
- a CDS encoding response regulator transcription factor, with amino-acid sequence MRLLIVEDEKRLATSLAKGLAAEGFAVDVVHDGREGLHRAGETPYDLVVLDIMLPGLNGYRVCAALRAAGNDVPILMLTAKDGEYDEAEGLDTGADDYLTKPFSYVVLVARIRALLRRRSNGRPSPRLDVGGLSVDTARRTVHCGDAEVPLTAKEFAVLEQLAVRAGEVVGKAAILEHVWDFAYDGDPNIVEVYVSALRRKIGADRIQTVRGAGYRLVAR
- a CDS encoding sensor histidine kinase, translating into MRRPWRSVRSRAALGATVVVAVALVAAGIAVLLVLRTSLTDQAGLQAEVTAQGVASDIALGTSLDQLDLPDADENPVQVVDEDRRVLAVSDDLDAISGAGSPQVEPTTAPTSDDDDDDDHGDDDPGKGQVSGDTPQFTSGAATVDGTTADYRFAAVEATTPTGVTVTVYAGAPLATEQGAVSTVRGAMLVGLPALLVVVAAVTWLVTRRALRPVEGIRREMAAITASEDLGRRVPEPSSYDEVARLARTTNETLAALEASVDRQRRFVADASHELRSPIASLRTQLEVGAAHSELLDVDGAVADTVRLQHLAADLLLLARLDAGERPGRGTVDAEALVREEVSQRRAAGRVPVTVRVQAAGSPQVAGSRGQLARVVGNLLDNAQRHAATAVEVSVREEDGRAVIAVADDGPGVPEAERERIFERFVRLDDARARDEGGAGLGLAIARDVALRHGGTLTVTAGEGVGAVFELRLPLAAQVVGDRGQ
- a CDS encoding DUF3817 domain-containing protein; translation: MKRSVLTRYRVMAYVTGVLLVLLTLGVIAKYLLDIDGASSFVSVVGIAHGWLYVLYLVFAFDLGSKAKWPVGKQLWVLLAGTIPTAAFFVERKVSREVEPLVTDDGPAVAKA
- a CDS encoding MTH1187 family thiamine-binding protein, with amino-acid sequence MIVAFSVSPLGVGEDVGEYVADAVRVVRESGLPNRTDAMFTSIEGEWDEVMDVVKRAVAAVEARAGRVSLVLKADIRPGVTDGLTSKVDTVERYLAGPAA
- a CDS encoding AIM24 family protein, producing the protein MTTGTAGPTVFDPMSLPVDDNVNKYTFCVELKSSQWLLQKGKMIAYYGRIDFNGFGRGRLDSILRTSFHSPMHAQDWVVAEGSGKMLLADRAFDVNSYDLEEGNLTIRSGNLLAFQPSLALKQSIVPGFLTLIGTGKFVAASNGPVVFMEPPIRVDPQALVGWADCPSPCHHYDHGYMTGVLGGIRSLTGLGGTSGEEHQFEFVGAGTVLLQSTEVLMAEQPTGAVPQQAGVPGGGPGAGQAGAVPRLPGQLGDLQRRFGL
- a CDS encoding MarR family winged helix-turn-helix transcriptional regulator encodes the protein MPKPLSLPFDPIARADELWQQRWGPVPSMAAITSIMRAQQILLAEVDAVVKPYGLTFARYEALVLLTFSKAGELPMSKIGERLMVHPTSVTNTVDRLVRSGLVDKRPNPNDGRGTLASITDKGREVVESATRDLMAMEFGLGAYDAEECAEIFAMLRPLRVAAADFEDRG
- a CDS encoding PepSY domain-containing protein, with product MRRRTIIAGVTTAALLTGGAATAVAFADDSARTRATSSSSSSSSTVTVDKAIAAALNSTPGTVTSAELDDDGWDVDVYGKDAKWHDVDVDRHSGKVTSSRIDTDEDDDDRRGAPVTAAQAAAAARTAVPGTVTEVELDDDGWDVDVRAKNGTRYDVDVSAHTGKVTHQHRHQQEQEQEGDDD
- a CDS encoding AIM24 family protein, translated to MPFREVNSKMVEATVLPGQKMFSQRGAMLAYKGEVSFTPNIQGGQGGLMSMIGRRVANEATPLMTVEGSGTVMFGHGGHHIQVIQLAGDTLYVEADRLLAFDGALQQGTMFMGSQGGVMGMVRGQVTGQGLFTTTLKGHGAVAVMAHGGVVELPITPQRPIHVDPQAYVAHHGDVRNKLSTALGWRDMVGRGSGEAFQLELSGNGAVYVQASEEKL